The Candidatus Thorarchaeota archaeon genome segment GTTGTATGGACACGGGCCGGCGGCCGTTCTGGGTGTGGTTATGATGGCATTACAAATGGCAGTAATAGCTATTACGAATGCGGTTCTCAAGACAAGAGCATCCGCTATGACAGGCATCTAGGTGTAACAAGATGGTATCAATCAGACTTGACAATCTTCGCAAAACCTTTGGAAAGGTTGTTGCGACTGATGACGTGAATATTACGCTTGAAGATGGAAAACTCTCTACTCTCTTAGGTCCATCCGGCTGTGGAAAGACCACTCTACTTCGACTCATAGCTGGCTTTCTACAGCCTGACCGAGGAGAGATTTACTTCGATGACGAAGAAATGACAGGTATACCTCCATATGAGCGTAAGACTGGCATGGTTTTCCAGAACTATGCACTATGGCCGCACATGTCAGTTTTTGATAACATTGCATATGGACTGAAAATGAAGCGGATTGATGGAATGCAATATACCCAAGCCGCGATAAAGGACCGAGTAGAAGCAGCCTTGGAGCTTGTACATATGGAAGGCCTAGGTGATAGAAATCCTCACCAGCTTAGTGGTGGTCAGCAGCAACGAGTAGCTCTGGCACGAGCACTGGTTATAGAACCTGACGTACTTCTTCTAGATGAGCCGTTATCAAACCTTGATGCGAAATTGAGAAATGAGATGCGACAGGAAATCATTAGAATCCAGCGAGAGCTTGGAATAACAACGGTTTACGTAACGCATGACCAAGTAGAAGCATTGAGCATTTCAGATATGGTTGCAGTTATCAGCAAGGGATATATCCAACAGTACGGTTCCCCTCGTGAAATCTACCATCATCCCCAGACGGTATTCGTTGCCGACTTTATTGGCAAGTGCACCTTCCTTGATGGCACGATTGATTCGATGAACGATTACATTCGTGTTAGACTACCTGACGGCCAGATTGTTTCAGGTGAAACAACAATTCCGGAGTATCCATTTGAAGTCGGTGAAAAGGTTAGATGTGCGGTCCGACCTGAGGATCTTATTCTTGAGCAGTCCGACCCTCGTGACAATAAGGTAGAAGGGAAAGTAAACGAAGTCATTTACATTGGCAGCGATGTTGAAGTACACTTTGAGGTTGGAGATATATCCGCGGTTGCCTTGTTACCTCCCGAAACCACCCTTGAACGGGGAGATCCTATAACCCTGTATGCTCCTCGACTGGATG includes the following:
- a CDS encoding ABC transporter ATP-binding protein, with the translated sequence MVSIRLDNLRKTFGKVVATDDVNITLEDGKLSTLLGPSGCGKTTLLRLIAGFLQPDRGEIYFDDEEMTGIPPYERKTGMVFQNYALWPHMSVFDNIAYGLKMKRIDGMQYTQAAIKDRVEAALELVHMEGLGDRNPHQLSGGQQQRVALARALVIEPDVLLLDEPLSNLDAKLRNEMRQEIIRIQRELGITTVYVTHDQVEALSISDMVAVISKGYIQQYGSPREIYHHPQTVFVADFIGKCTFLDGTIDSMNDYIRVRLPDGQIVSGETTIPEYPFEVGEKVRCAVRPEDLILEQSDPRDNKVEGKVNEVIYIGSDVEVHFEVGDISAVALLPPETTLERGDPITLYAPRLDVMVLPMGGVEALRKVPDHPLITRHQSPEASA